Proteins encoded together in one Treponema primitia ZAS-1 window:
- a CDS encoding O-acetylhomoserine aminocarboxypropyltransferase/cysteine synthase family protein, with the protein MANKNYKFETLQVHVGQEKPDSATDARAVPIYQTSSYVFKDSKTAAGRFALSEGGNIYTRIMNPTWDVFEQRIAALEKGVAALATASGAAATTYAIQNITRAGDHIVSDFQIYGGTYNLFANTFKDLGVETTFVDGSKPENFEKAIKPNTKAIFFETLGNPNSSVVDIEAVAKIAHGHGIPVIVDNTFATPYLLTPIEYGADIVVHSATKFIGGHGTSIGGVIVDGGKFDWAASDKFPGLSKPNPSYHGVVFTDAVGPVAYIIKARTTLLRDTGAALSPFNAFLFLQGLETLSLRVERHVSNTVKVLDFLKTHPQVEKVNHPLLADHRDHNLFLRYFPRGGGSIFTIELKGGAEKAKRFTEELHLFSLLANVADVKSLVIHPASTTHSQVEEKDLLVQGIKPNTVRLSIGTEHIDDIIDDLKQGFEAVK; encoded by the coding sequence ATGGCAAACAAGAATTACAAGTTTGAAACCCTCCAGGTCCATGTGGGCCAGGAGAAGCCGGATTCCGCCACCGATGCACGGGCGGTACCTATCTATCAGACATCCTCATATGTCTTTAAGGATTCCAAAACCGCCGCCGGTCGTTTTGCCCTGAGCGAAGGGGGGAACATCTACACCCGTATCATGAACCCCACCTGGGATGTCTTCGAGCAGCGGATCGCCGCCCTGGAAAAAGGTGTCGCCGCGCTGGCCACCGCGTCCGGGGCTGCCGCTACCACCTACGCCATCCAGAATATCACCAGAGCGGGGGATCACATCGTTTCTGATTTCCAGATCTACGGCGGTACCTACAATCTTTTCGCCAACACCTTTAAGGATCTCGGTGTGGAGACCACCTTTGTGGACGGCAGTAAGCCTGAAAACTTTGAGAAGGCCATTAAGCCCAACACCAAAGCTATTTTCTTTGAAACCCTGGGCAACCCCAATTCATCGGTGGTTGATATTGAAGCGGTGGCGAAGATCGCCCACGGCCACGGTATCCCGGTAATTGTGGACAACACCTTTGCTACGCCCTATCTTTTAACCCCCATTGAGTACGGAGCGGACATCGTGGTCCATTCGGCTACTAAGTTTATCGGCGGGCACGGAACCTCCATTGGCGGGGTTATCGTGGATGGCGGTAAGTTCGATTGGGCAGCGAGCGATAAGTTCCCCGGCCTCAGTAAGCCGAACCCCAGCTACCATGGCGTAGTCTTTACCGATGCTGTGGGCCCCGTGGCTTACATCATCAAGGCGCGGACCACCCTGCTCCGGGATACCGGCGCGGCCCTCTCTCCCTTCAACGCTTTCCTCTTCCTCCAGGGACTGGAAACACTATCCCTGCGAGTGGAACGCCATGTGTCCAATACCGTTAAGGTGCTGGACTTCCTCAAGACCCATCCCCAGGTAGAAAAGGTGAATCACCCGCTGCTGGCGGATCACCGGGACCATAATCTTTTCCTACGCTACTTCCCCCGGGGCGGCGGTTCAATCTTTACGATCGAGCTTAAGGGCGGCGCGGAAAAGGCCAAGCGCTTCACCGAGGAACTGCACCTCTTCTCTCTCCTGGCTAACGTGGCGGACGTAAAGTCCCTGGTGATCCATCCGGCTTCCACCACCCACTCCCAGGTTGAAGAAAAGGACCTGTTGGTCCAGGGCATAAAGCCCAACACCGTGCGGCTGTCCATCGGGACCGAACATATTGATGATATCATCGACGACCTGAAGCAGGGCTTTGAAGCGGTAAAGTAA
- a CDS encoding ABC transporter permease encodes MGYKSLTTRRIAIRNLLHKPFRTACLVIAAAIVAFTLFSGAVLTASLRNGIDRMIQRFGADLMVVPSGYSEKASALLLRGEPQVFYFNQALVQNIAQVDGIKQLSPQFYLTSLEDECCSLPVQLIGFDPQTDFVVQPWIAEVMHDGIKDGEMVVGSEITVQKSGALKFFNHDYPVAAKLRKAASGLDTSIFMTMNTLRDLVDAAHKEGYIFIADREPEGAISSILVRLDKDSNITKVSRLIKDENPGVDVIASSRMFQGITESLTALTAYAKGFSAVLWILAVVVLGAVFSGSINERKKEFAVIRVLGATREKLAAIVLQEAALTGLTGGLIGTALAALVVFPFSTFISLRLQLPYIQPRGLELLWITVVSLVLSFIVGPLASIYSAVKISRAETYYTMREGE; translated from the coding sequence ATGGGATACAAATCTTTAACAACCAGGCGGATTGCGATCCGTAATTTGCTGCATAAGCCCTTCCGTACTGCCTGCTTGGTCATTGCAGCGGCTATTGTGGCCTTTACCCTTTTTAGCGGCGCAGTCTTAACCGCGAGTCTGCGGAACGGTATAGATCGTATGATCCAGCGTTTTGGGGCAGACCTGATGGTGGTCCCCTCGGGTTACAGTGAAAAGGCGTCGGCCCTATTGCTCAGGGGAGAGCCCCAGGTTTTTTATTTTAATCAGGCGCTGGTTCAAAATATCGCCCAAGTGGACGGGATAAAACAACTAAGCCCCCAGTTTTATCTGACCTCCCTGGAGGATGAATGCTGTTCTCTGCCGGTTCAGCTTATCGGGTTTGATCCCCAAACCGATTTTGTTGTCCAGCCATGGATTGCAGAGGTTATGCATGACGGTATTAAGGACGGAGAAATGGTGGTGGGTAGTGAAATCACGGTACAAAAATCCGGAGCCTTGAAATTTTTTAACCATGACTACCCGGTAGCGGCAAAGCTGAGAAAAGCCGCCTCCGGGCTGGATACATCTATTTTTATGACCATGAATACCCTCCGTGACTTGGTGGATGCCGCTCATAAGGAGGGATATATCTTTATTGCCGACCGGGAACCGGAAGGGGCGATTTCTTCTATTTTAGTACGATTAGATAAGGATAGTAACATTACCAAGGTCAGCAGGCTGATAAAGGATGAAAACCCCGGGGTGGATGTTATCGCCTCAAGCAGAATGTTTCAGGGAATTACGGAAAGCCTGACCGCACTGACCGCGTATGCCAAGGGTTTTTCTGCGGTCCTTTGGATCCTCGCAGTGGTGGTGTTGGGAGCGGTATTTTCAGGATCGATCAATGAACGAAAAAAAGAATTTGCCGTTATCCGGGTATTAGGGGCTACCAGGGAAAAGTTGGCGGCCATTGTATTGCAGGAAGCCGCCTTGACCGGGCTAACGGGGGGGCTTATCGGCACGGCACTTGCGGCGTTGGTGGTATTTCCGTTCAGTACTTTTATCAGCCTACGGCTGCAGCTGCCCTATATTCAGCCCAGGGGCTTGGAGCTTCTTTGGATTACCGTCGTAAGCCTGGTCCTATCCTTCATAGTGGGACCCCTGGCTTCGATTTACAGCGCCGTCAAAATCAGCCGGGCGGAAACCTACTATACCATGCGGGAAGGAGAATGA
- a CDS encoding ABC transporter ATP-binding protein: MRLEIRDLTKEYKRNKIPFTAVNKVNLDIGSGDFISIIGRSGSGKTTFLNIIAGLLKPDSGSVTLDGRSILTLPDREASLLRNTQIGYVPQGQSLLANLTVLENVSLPLYLFKNEVDPEEIAARSLALLEQVGINHLAASYPKQLSGGELRRVSIARSLINKPELLIADEPTSDLDSETTAGIMELFRRIAGEGAAVLLVTHELDTLDYGNRVYSMAGGNLGPVRE; encoded by the coding sequence ATGCGTTTAGAGATTAGGGATCTTACCAAGGAATATAAACGGAACAAAATTCCTTTTACCGCGGTTAATAAGGTAAACCTGGACATAGGTTCCGGGGATTTTATCAGCATCATTGGACGTTCCGGGAGCGGTAAAACTACCTTTCTGAATATTATAGCCGGTCTCTTAAAACCCGACTCGGGCTCTGTAACTTTAGACGGCAGGAGCATCCTTACCCTGCCGGACCGGGAAGCCTCCCTGCTGCGGAATACGCAAATCGGTTATGTTCCCCAGGGGCAAAGCCTTCTGGCCAACCTTACGGTTCTGGAAAATGTAAGCCTTCCCCTGTACCTTTTCAAAAATGAGGTGGACCCGGAGGAAATTGCAGCCCGGTCGCTTGCCCTGCTGGAACAGGTGGGTATAAACCATCTGGCCGCATCCTACCCAAAACAGCTTTCCGGGGGGGAGCTTCGCCGGGTTTCTATCGCCCGTTCTCTTATCAATAAGCCTGAGCTCCTCATCGCCGATGAACCCACCAGCGATCTGGACAGTGAAACTACTGCGGGTATTATGGAACTTTTCCGCCGCATAGCCGGAGAAGGCGCCGCGGTACTCCTGGTAACCCACGAACTGGATACCCTGGATTACGGGAACCGTGTATACTCCATGGCAGGAGGGAACTTAGGACCCGTGCGGGAATAA
- a CDS encoding DUF4418 family protein: MSKKHISALPISAVFFIIIGLFIALGPLTLFPVCKVVGTMIMKCFWTARAELGIGLVIAILGALNFWFKSPQIRLGLGIGIFLNALLALFIPTVLIGVCDHGRASCRVLALPALTVLSNILLLGAILNGLILVKTKLNK; this comes from the coding sequence ATGTCAAAAAAACATATTTCCGCGCTTCCTATTTCCGCGGTTTTTTTCATTATAATTGGCCTTTTTATCGCCCTTGGCCCACTTACCCTGTTTCCCGTGTGCAAGGTGGTGGGAACCATGATCATGAAATGTTTCTGGACCGCCCGGGCTGAATTGGGTATAGGTCTGGTCATTGCAATTTTGGGCGCCTTAAACTTTTGGTTCAAATCTCCCCAAATCCGGCTAGGGCTGGGTATTGGGATTTTTCTAAACGCCCTGTTGGCCCTGTTCATCCCCACGGTCCTAATCGGGGTTTGCGATCACGGCCGCGCCTCCTGCCGGGTTCTGGCCCTGCCGGCGCTCACGGTTCTGAGTAATATTCTGCTCCTCGGAGCGATTCTTAATGGTCTGATATTAGTTAAAACTAAACTAAATAAATAA
- a CDS encoding RNA polymerase sigma factor encodes MSNSNNDEAFNAIVKTYYEKILAYCSYFLKGNRAEDCTQDIFLILYNNLHKLRDYEKIGSWLYKTAGNITKQYMAVQRRERQKTVSLPDEGAEDLSALPENFLYEDTSTDPEEEDAKIRSCTESIMGQLKKGELAVWTLAFRDKQSIRAVAAALDISESAAKSRINRLRHKILDLAHDLMKDG; translated from the coding sequence ATGTCAAATTCAAACAACGATGAGGCCTTCAATGCCATCGTCAAGACCTACTATGAAAAGATACTCGCCTATTGTTCCTATTTTCTTAAGGGTAACCGGGCAGAGGACTGTACCCAGGACATTTTCCTGATTTTGTATAACAATTTACATAAACTGCGGGATTATGAAAAAATCGGCTCTTGGCTCTATAAAACGGCGGGAAACATCACCAAACAGTATATGGCTGTCCAGCGGAGGGAACGCCAAAAAACCGTAAGCCTGCCCGATGAGGGGGCGGAAGATCTTTCAGCCCTGCCGGAAAATTTTTTATACGAGGATACGTCCACAGACCCGGAGGAGGAGGATGCGAAAATCCGCTCCTGTACCGAATCCATCATGGGGCAGTTAAAAAAAGGGGAACTGGCCGTCTGGACCCTTGCCTTCCGGGATAAGCAGAGTATTCGGGCTGTGGCCGCAGCGTTGGACATATCGGAAAGCGCCGCAAAATCCCGGATTAACCGGCTGCGCCATAAGATACTGGATCTTGCCCATGACTTAATGAAGGATGGGTAA